GTCTTCGGCTACGCCTCTTACCGCGACGTGCTTGAGAGACGTGTGCGCGACGAGGTCTGGTATCCCTTAGTAGTCTTGGGATTAGGGGGGCTTACTGCCGACCTACTCCTTCTCGACACACAGACCGTGGCTGTCTTCGCCGCTATCAGCCTACTCTTCGGCGGCGTCTTCGGATACTTCTTCTACCGCATAGGTGCCTTCGGTGGCGCAGACATGAAGGCGATAGTAGTCCTGAGCCTTCTGTTCCCTGTCTATCCCGACTTCTGGGGTCTTCCCGTAGTCCGGTCGGAAGCCGGGGTCTTCATACTCACAGTCCTCGGAAACACAGTCGTAGTAGGTGCTCTGTATCCTCTGGGTCTCCTCGTCGAGAATATCTTGAGACACGGATTCAGTAACCCCGTCCTGATGGTGGTCGGCAGACAGGTCAAAGTTGACGACTTACACACGCGACATGGACGTATTCTGAAGCTACCCGACGAGTCTATGACCTTCTCGGGAACTGATCTCGACTTTTTCCGTGACTACGTAGACTGGAGGGATCTCAAGTCGCTGTCGGAGGTCGACGCCTCAGATCTGCATCTGAGGGAGTTCGTCAACGAGACCGACTGGGTCACCGACGACATAGAGAACGACGAGGAG
Above is a window of Candidatus Afararchaeum irisae DNA encoding:
- a CDS encoding A24 family peptidase C-terminal domain-containing protein; this translates as VFGYASYRDVLERRVRDEVWYPLVVLGLGGLTADLLLLDTQTVAVFAAISLLFGGVFGYFFYRIGAFGGADMKAIVVLSLLFPVYPDFWGLPVVRSEAGVFILTVLGNTVVVGALYPLGLLVENILRHGFSNPVLMVVGRQVKVDDLHTRHGRILKLPDESMTFSGTDLDFFRDYVDWRDLKSLSEVDASDLHLREFVNETDWVTDDIENDEEEMRRILKADKVWITPGIPFILPMTVGLVVALTYGDVVYAVLRWLFLT